One genomic window of Vidua macroura isolate BioBank_ID:100142 chromosome 16, ASM2450914v1, whole genome shotgun sequence includes the following:
- the HMOX2 gene encoding heme oxygenase 2: protein MPSALESPEGGEEDILHYEETEDGAVSPMDLSELLKEGTKESHDRAENTQFVKDFLKGRIKKELFKLATVALYFTYSALEEEMDRNKDNPVFAPLYFPVELHRREALAKDLKYFYGEDWKEKIQCSEATQQYVDRIHHVGQHEPELLVAHAYTRYMGDLSGGQVLKKVAQRALKLPSTEEGIQFYMFDNISNAQKFKQLYRARMNALDFDKNTKERIVEEANKAFRFNMQVFDELDKIGKSLAEEAQDGGFPVHDGKGDIRKCPYYADKLGTASPGCPFHAAVGLARQPLVQLVLAACMAVAAGAAAWYIL from the exons ATGCCATCAGCCCTGGAGAGCCCGGAGGGGGGAGAGGAAGACATTTTGCACTATGAGGAAACAGAAGATGGTGCTGTCAG CCCCATGGACCTTTCGGAGCTGCTGAAGGAGGGGACGAAGGAATCGCACGACCGCGCCGAGAACACTCAGTTTGTCAAGGACTTCCTCAAGGGCCGCATCAAGAAGGAGCTCTTCAAG CTGGCCACCGTGGCCCTTTACTTCACCTACTCTGCTCTGGAAGAGGAGATGGATCGCAACAAGGACAACCCAGTCTTTGCTCCTCTGTATTTCCCCGTAGAGCTCCACCGGAGAGAAGCTTTGGCCAAAGACCTCAAATATTTCTATGGGGaagactggaaagaaaagatCCAGTGTTCAGAGGCAACTCAGCAATATGTGGACAGAATCCATCATGTGGGACAACAcgagccagagctgctggtggctcATGCTTACACACGCTACATGGGGGACCTCTCAGGTGGCCAGGTGCTGAAGAAGGTAGCCCAGAGGGCCCTGAAGTTGCCCAGTACTGAGGAAGGGATCCAATTCTACATGTTCGACAATATTTCCAATGCACAGAAGTTCAAGCAGCTTTACAGAGCAAGAATGAATGCTCTGGACTTCGACAAGAACACCAAGGAAAGGATTGTGGAAGAGGCCAACAAAGCCTTCAGATTTAACATGCAG GTGTTTGATGAGCTGGACAAGATCGGCAAGTCGCTGGCAGAAGAAGCCCAAGACGGAGGCTTTCCAGTCCATGACGGAAAAGGAGACATCCGCAAATGCCCTTACTATGCAGACAAACTGG GCACGGCAAGCCCCGGCTGCCCCTTCCACGCTGCTGTGGGCCTGGCCAGgcagcccctggtgcagctggtgctggcagcctgcatggccgtggcagcaggagctgcagcctggtaCATCCTGTGA
- the CDIP1 gene encoding cell death-inducing p53-target protein 1 isoform X2 — MSNDPPPPYPGGPSAPLIEEKHGPPSAPEGVTPVVGQPQGVPIPPPEFGPPPYEPPSQPGFMPPHMPTDGSGPYVPPAGYYPPPGPHPPMGYYPAPGPYPSPGGHTATVLVPPGAATTVTVLQGEIFQGAPVQTVCPHCQQAITTKISYEIGLMSFLLGFFCCFVGCDLCCCLIPCLFDDFKDVTHTCPNCKAYIYTYKRMC; from the exons ATGTCCAACGACCCACCCCCACCCTACCCGGGGGGCCCCTCGGCACCGCTGATAGAAGAGAAGCACGGCCCCCCCTCTGCACCAG AGGGTGTCACCCCAGTGGTGGGACAGCCCCAGGGGGTTCCGATCCCCCCTCCTGAGTTCGGACCTCCCCCATATGAGCCACCCTCACAGCCGGGGTTCATGCCCCCCCACATGCCCACGGATGGCTCTGGGCCCTATGTGCCACCAG CAGGATACTACCCACCCCCAGGCCCTCACCCCCCCATGGGCTACTACCCTGCCCCAGGCCCCTACCCGTCTCCTGGTGGCCACACGGCCACAGTGCTCGTCCCTCCGGGAGCCGCCACCACAGTCacagtgctgcagggagagaTCTTCCAGGGTGCCCCCGTGCAGACAGTGTGTCCCCACTGCCAGCAAGCCATCACCACCAAGATCTCCTATGAGATTGGGCTCATGAGCTTCCTTCTCggcttcttctgctgcttcgTGGG gtgtgatctctgctgctgcctgatccCCTGCCTGTTCGATGACTTCAAGGACGTGACACACACGTGTCCCAACTGCAAGGCCTACATCTACACGTACAAGCGCATGTGCTAA
- the CDIP1 gene encoding cell death-inducing p53-target protein 1 isoform X1 encodes MSNDPPPPYPGGPSAPLIEEKHGPPSAPEGVTPVVGQPQGVPIPPPEFGPPPYEPPSQPGFMPPHMPTDGSGPYVPPGYYPPPGPHPPMGYYPAPGPYPSPGGHTATVLVPPGAATTVTVLQGEIFQGAPVQTVCPHCQQAITTKISYEIGLMSFLLGFFCCFVGCDLCCCLIPCLFDDFKDVTHTCPNCKAYIYTYKRMC; translated from the exons ATGTCCAACGACCCACCCCCACCCTACCCGGGGGGCCCCTCGGCACCGCTGATAGAAGAGAAGCACGGCCCCCCCTCTGCACCAG AGGGTGTCACCCCAGTGGTGGGACAGCCCCAGGGGGTTCCGATCCCCCCTCCTGAGTTCGGACCTCCCCCATATGAGCCACCCTCACAGCCGGGGTTCATGCCCCCCCACATGCCCACGGATGGCTCTGGGCCCTATGTGCCACCAG GATACTACCCACCCCCAGGCCCTCACCCCCCCATGGGCTACTACCCTGCCCCAGGCCCCTACCCGTCTCCTGGTGGCCACACGGCCACAGTGCTCGTCCCTCCGGGAGCCGCCACCACAGTCacagtgctgcagggagagaTCTTCCAGGGTGCCCCCGTGCAGACAGTGTGTCCCCACTGCCAGCAAGCCATCACCACCAAGATCTCCTATGAGATTGGGCTCATGAGCTTCCTTCTCggcttcttctgctgcttcgTGGG gtgtgatctctgctgctgcctgatccCCTGCCTGTTCGATGACTTCAAGGACGTGACACACACGTGTCCCAACTGCAAGGCCTACATCTACACGTACAAGCGCATGTGCTAA